The nucleotide sequence TATCCATCATCTACTACAACTTCAAAACTACCACTTAATGCTATAATTACTTGTTCGAGTTCTATATGAGCATGTCCTCCTCTAGTTTCACCACTTGGGATATCATAAATATAATAAACTCTTTTGATTTCAAAAGGTACATGTATATTTCCTTCAATAAATGTTAAATTACCTCTATAATCTGAAACTTTTGGAAAATTAATTATTTTACATAAATTTATTCTACCGGTTGTCGGCACTGTCATACTATTCACCTTATATTATTTTTTAATTTAAACTTTTTAAGTTTATTAAATTATGCTACAAAAATTATTACTTTGTTTCCACTTTTAACTTTTTTATCTCCTTCAATGCTTCTTCAACGCTCTTTAACTTAATTCCCAATAACTTTTTAACCTTCTCACTATTCAAAGAAGTATCTCTCGGCCTTTTAGCCTTCCATCCTAATTCTGAACTCTTAACTGGTTTTATTAAACTTTCATCAAATCCAAAAATCTCAGCAACTTTTAAAGCGAACTCATATCTGCTAACCTTCTCCCCACCACCAAAGTGCAACAATCCCCTAACATCTCTCTCATATATCTTAACAGCCCCATCAATAAACTCATTAACATAGGTTGGAGTGTTCCACTGGTCAATTACAGCATTTATAGCCTCATTATTTTTTAATCTTTCTAAAACCCACATAAAGAAATTAACTTTAACTGGACTTATGCAATAGGGAACAGATATCCTAACAATAGATATTGAATCATAATCTAACTCATTTAAAAACCTCTCCCCCTCTGCCTTTGTATAGCCATAGTAATTGATAGGATTTATCTCATCTTCTTCAACATAATTCCCTTTTTCCCCATCAAAAACATAATCGGTTGATATATGGCATAGAGAACATCCAATCTCCTTACAAGCCTCTCCAATATATTTAGCTCCCAAGGCATTTATTTTATATGCCAAATCTCTCTCTGTCTCACACAAATCAACGTTAGTCATTGCGGCAGTGTTGATAACAAAATCTGGATTTATCTTTCTAATAGTCTCTTTAATCTTATTCTCATCAGCAATATCTATAAAATATTTTTCAACATCCTTAAAAAACCCCTTATCACTCCTTGTTATAATATAAACCTTATAATCATCCAACTCCAAAAACTTTTTAACCAATTCATATCCAATCATTCCCAAACCAATAATAGCAACTTTCTCCATAGAATCACCATTTATTTTATAACAACATCTTTATAGCGTTCCAGACTAAAAAACTCTGTGGTTTTAAAATCCTTTTTTGTGAATTTAAAAATAAAATATTCTCCTTAATTAAAAATATCCTAATTTTCCTTTTTATCTTATTCTTTGGAACTTCATAGTTATCTTTAAACAATTTTAATACCTCTAAGACTTCATCATAATTCACGCTTTCATAATCCTCCTCAACCTTCTCTAATAATTCTTCTAAGTGATTTAACTCCTCCCCAAGTTTTGTTTCCAAAACCTCTTTCAAATCTTTACCAAGTTTTAACTTAACAATAACATCATAAATATCCTTTGCCTTTCCACCAACATAGTTATAAATTAGCTCTTTATCATCATTAGACAAATGTCTATTTAGTAAATCTCCTGATAGAAAATCAATAAACTTTAAAGCTGTATCTTTATCAAAATCATCAACTAAGATATAGTCAACTCTCCCTTTTAATTCAGCTTTCCCATAGATATACTCAATAAATAAGCTATCTGAGCTTAAACAAAAAACATGACATAAATGTTGTTCTTTAGTTAAAGAAACTAAGAATTGAAATAGTTCTTTTAATAAATACTTCTGCCCGTTAAGAACGACATCTTTAATCATTTGAAGCTCATCAAAGATTAAAATTGGTTGTTTCCCACTCTTTTTAACTTCTAATAATAAGGTGTTTAAATACTGAAAAACATCGTTTATCTTCTCTTCAAATAACTTATCAAATTCAATCTCAGGAATTGGAATACCAGTTAGAATCTTAGCTCCTTTAGTTATTAAATTCAAAACCTCTGATTTGTCCTTAATTTTCTCAAAGAAATCATCTTTTTTAGTAGTGAAGATAGCTTCAATGAATTCTTTTTTTTCTGAGATTAAATAAGTTCTAAAATTGATATAAAAAACCTTGTAATCGTCACTTAGCCTATTTTCTATAATGTATTTTATTAAGGTTGTTTTTCCACTGTTTAAAGGACCATAAATAAAATAAATATTATTTGGCTCCCCTTCTAAGATTGATAGAATTTCTTTTATTTCTTTCTCCCTATTAAAAAATTTCATTAGAATCACCATTTCAACTTCCAAGGCGTTGGATGTAAAACCTTCTCATTAATCAAAGGCTTCCACCACCATTCATTATTAAGATACCATTCAACAGTCTCTTTCAACCCATCTTCAAACTTAAACTTTGGTTTCCAGCCAAGTTCTCTTATCTTTGAAGCATCCAAGCTGTATCTAATATCATGCCCCGGTCTATCCTCAACAAACTCAATTAAATCTTCTGATTTACCCATAATCTTTAAAATCATCTTAACAACTTCTATATTCTTCTTCTCCTGATTTGATGCTATGTTATAGACTTCTCTCTTTTCTCCTTTTTCTAAAACTAACTCTATCCCACTACAATGATCTAACACATAAAGCCAATCTCTAACATTCTCTCCTTTACCATATATTGGGACTTTTAAATCCATACTCGCTCTAATTATCGTCTTTGGAATCAACTTTTCAGGAAATTGATACGGCCCATAATTGTTTGTACATCTTGTTATCTTTGCGTTTAAGTTGTAAGTTCTCGCCCATCCTAAGACAAGCATATCTCCTCCAGCCTTACTTGCAGAGTATGGAGAAGAGGGCATCAACCTATCATTCTCTGTAAATGAACCTTTCTCAATATCTCCATAAACCTCATCAGTGCTCACATGAACAAAATTAACTTCTGGATTGTATTTCCTAATAGCCTCTAATATAGTATAAACACCAATTATGTTGCTCTCTATGAATGAATATGGGTTAGATATGCTCCTATCCACATGTGTCTCTGCAGCCATATTTATAACAGCATCAACTTCTTTAACTAACTTAGAAATAAGCTCAAAATCAGTTATATCTCCCTTCACAAACGAATATCTATCCTCGTCTATACCTTTTAAGTTATCTAAATTAGACCCATATCCAAGCTTATCTAAATTTATAACTTCCCAATCTTTATGTTTATCTAAAATATATCTTATAAAATTACTTCCAATAAATCCAGCCCCTCCAGTAACTAAAATTTTCATTTTTATCCCTCATTAGCTAATCTCTCTAAATATTTTCCATAATCTGTCTTTAACAATGGCTTAGCAAGTTCTAACAGTTGCTCTTTTGTTATCCATCCGTTTCTATAAGCTATTTCTTCCAAACAGCCGATCATCAATCCCTGCCTTCTCTCAATTGCGGCAACAAAGTTTGTTGCCTCTAAGAAACTCTCATGAGTTCCAGCATCAAACCATGCAACTCCTCTTGGCAAAAGCTTAACCTTCAACTTCCCTCTTCTTAAATACTCATTGTTTATATCAGTTATCTCCAACTCCCCTCTCCAAGATGGCTTTACCTGTTTAGCTATCTCAATAACATCATTATCATAAAAATAAAGCCCTATAACAGCATAGTTTGATGGAGGATTTTTTGGTTTTTCTATGATTGATTTAACATTACCATTTTCATCAAACTCAATAACTCCATACCTCTCTGGGTCTTTAACATACTGCCCAAATACAACCCCTCCACCTTCTTTCTCTAACACTTCTTTTGCTTCAAGTAAAAGCCCAGTTAATCCACTTCCATATAAAATATTATCTCCCAAAATTAAGCAAACGTTATCATCGCCAATAAATTCTTCTCCAATAATAAACGCCTCTGCCAAACCTCTCGGCTCTTTCTGCTCCTTATAATACAGCTTTATTCCAAACTGCTCTCCAGTTCCTAAAAGTTTTTTAAATCTTGGTAAATCTTCAGGAGTTGAGATAATCAATATCTCTCTGATTTGAGCAAGCATTAAAATAGACAGCGGATAATAAATCATCGGTTTGTTGTATATTGGCATTAAATGTTTATTTCCAGCATAAGTTATTGGATACAACCTTGTTCCTGAGCCGCCTGCTAAGATTATTCCCTTCATATTCTCACCTCTATTCATTATTTGGTTCATAAACAAAGTTATTATCTGCCTCTCTTAATGGAGGATGTCTTTTATCTTTTTCAGATAAAATAGGATTTTTTATTGGCCAGTCTATTCCAATATCTTTATCGTTCCAAATTATTCCTCTGTCATCCTCAGGGGAGTACTCTGCTGTGCATTTATAAACAACCTCTGCCTCATCACTTAAAACACAAAACCCATGGGCAAACCCTTTTGGAATATAAAGCATTCTTCTATTTTCTTCTGATAAAATAACCCCTACCCACTTCCCATACGTCGGAGAACCTTTCCTTATATCTACAGCAACATCAAATATCTCCCCCCTTATGCACCTAACCAATTTACCTTGTGCATTTGGATTTTTTTGATAATGCAGTCCCCTTAAAACCCCTTTCTTAGATTTTGAGTGGTTGTCTTGAACAAATATCTCCTTAATCCCAAATTTTGAAAACTCACTATACTTATAAGTCTCCATAAAAAAGCCCCTTTCATCTTCAAAAACTACTGGCTCTATTAATATAACTTCTGGAATCTCCAATCTTTTGAATTTGAATGGCATTTTCCCACCCTTATAAAATCTCAACACCTTCATTTAAAAAAAATTGTTGAATAAAAACTACTATGTCTTAATTTATTAAATTCATCTTCACTTTTAATTATAACATTAATTAGAATTCCGTATTCAACAATAATATCAACAATCAAATCTATAATATCATCTAATTTAATGTCCCCAACAATTAATATGTCAATATCGCTTTCTTCGTTATAATTCCCTCTCGCATAAGAACCAAATAAAATAACCTTCTTTATTTTATTTCCAAATATCTTTCTTAAATTTTTCAAAAAATAACTTAATGCTTTATCATGCATATTAATCACTCTTTCTTATAATCTCTACACAATCATATAAACTTTTAGCAATAAAATCTGCCTGTGTTTCTTCATCCTCATAAAGAATCCTTATAGTCTTACAACCAACACTTTTCCCACAAATTATATCTCTTTCGCTATCTCCAATCATCCAACTTTTTTTAAAGTCAATATTCCACTTCTCCTTTGCTCTTAAAAGCATGCCATTCCTTGGCTTTCTGCAATCACAAGTCCCTTCTAAATGTGGGCAGTAAAAAATATCATCAATCTCAGGCAACAATTTAAGCATATAGTCATGAATAACTTTTAAATCTTCTTCTGTCATAATACCTTTGGCAATTCCCTGCTGATTGGTTACAACTATCAACAAATAACCCATTTTTTTAAATTCAATTAACGCCTCTCTAACCTTTGGTAGTAATTCAAACTCTTCTATCCTCTTAACATAATCCCCAATTAACCTTTTATTTATAACTCCATCCCTGTCTAAAAAAATTGCTTTTGAAACGGAATTTTGATTTTGTCTTATATTCAATTCCACCACCAAAAAATCTTAATCCTTACCAAACAACTCTTTCAAACTAACTGTTGCAGTTCCAACCTTTCCTACAACAATTGAACTTGCCTTATTTGCTAATTTAACTGCATCAATTAAATTATAGCCCTTATCTAATGCATAGGCTAAAGTAGCAATAAACGTATCTCCAGCTCCAGAAACGTCATGGACTTCTTTAACTTTTGTCGGAATATGAAAAATTTCTCCATCCAAAGTTATTAAAGTAGCTCCTTTTTCACTCCTTGTTATAACAAAATTTGAATTATATTTATCAACTAACTCTAAACCTGCCTTTTCTAACTCATCATCTTTATTCTCAATCTCTCTTCCTAAAATTTGAGAAGCTTCTTTTAGATTTGGTTTTATTAAATAAACATCATTATAAAATTCTATGTTTTTTGGTTTTGGGTCAACTAAGATTTTTCCTTTAAATTCTTTTTTTATGCCTTCCATAAGTTCCTTTGTAATTAATCCCTTTGCATAATCGGAGATTATTAATATCTTTGATTTTCCATTGAGATTTTTAATAACTTCTAAGATTTTATTGCTTAGCTCATCATTTATTGGATAAATTTTTTCATAATCAACCCTAAGCAACTGTTGATTATAACCCATAGCAACAAATCTATGCTTCACTATCGTTGGCCTCCCATCAGAAACAAAGCAATATTTAATATTATTCTCGTTGCATAACTTTTCAATACATTTTCCAAATTCATCGTTATTAGAAATACTTATTAAAAATACATCATGGTTTAAAGAAGCTATATTGTTTGCGACATTTCCCGCTCCTCCTAAGGTGTATTTCTCTTCAACCACATTTAATATTGGAACAGGAGCTTCTGGATTTATCCTCTCAACCTTTCCATAAGTATATTTGTCAAGCATAACTTCTCCTAAAACAATTATCATCTTCTCCCTCTATTTATATTTCTCTAAAACCCATTCTATTATCTTTGTTGTTGAAAATCCTTCAATTAAAGGAATTATTTTTATTTCCCCGCCATAACTTTTAACAATCTCTGCCTCTGGTAAGTCTTCCTCTCTATAATCCCCACCTTTTACATGAACATCTGGCTTTATTATTTTTATCAATTCTATAGGTGTTTCTTCATCAAATGGCACAACAAAATCCACGGCCTTTAAGTTATCTAAAACATAAGCTCTCGAGTATAGAGGAATTATCGGTCTTTTATCTCCTTTTATCTTTTTTATGGATTTATCTGAATTTATTCCGACTATTAAGATATCTCCCAACTTTTTTGCCTTGTTTAAATACTCTACATGTCCCCTATGGATTATATCAAAACATCCGTTAGTAAAAACAATTTTTAGATTTTGGCTTTTTAACTCTCTTACAATGTCTTCTAATAATCCTCTATCCTCAATTATCATGTTCTCACTTATTTATAGAAATATTTTGTTTTTATTTAAATAACAATAATTTTCCAATGATTTCGGGAGCATAGATAGATAAAATTATAATTAACGCAATTATTATCATATCTCGTCTAAGCAGTTTAATTTCCTTTTCAATCTTTTCATCTAAATATTTAATATCTTCTTTTGTAGCTAATTCACTTCTTAATTCATCTTTCAACTCATTTTTGATAATAATTTTATTTTCTTTATTAAGTTCAATAATAATATCGTAAATCTCTCTTGCTTCCTTCTCATCTTTAACTTTTTTAAGTATCAACTCATACAACTTAGCGTAGGCAATAGCCATAATCTCCACCATAACTAACTAAATAATCTTTTCTCAACCTCTTCGCATATTACATGGTAAATTGTTAGATGGCATTCTTGGATTCTTGCTGTGTCATTAGAAGGAACTATCAATGCCAAATCAACAATATCCTTTAACTTCCCCCCATCTTTTCCTAACAATCCAATTGTATAAATACCCATTTCTTTTGCTTTATTAACCGCCTTTATAACATTCTCTGAGTTTCCACTTGTAGATATGCCAACTAAAACATCCCCCTCTTTGCCCAATGCTTCAACTTGCCTTTCAAAAATCTTATCAAAACCATAATCATTCCCTATAGCTGTTAAAATTGATGTATCTGTTGTTAATGCAATTGCAGGAAATCCTTTCCTTTCTAACTTAAATCTCCCTACAATTTCAGCAGCAAAATGTTGAGAGTCAGCAGCTGAACCACCATTTCCACAAATTAAAATTTTATTTCCATTCTTTAATGCATTATATATTATTTCAATTGCTTTTTTTAACTTTTCTTCATTTTCTTCAATAAATTTTAACTTTACATTTGCACTTTCCTCAAAATACTTTCTCATAATACCACCAAATTTATTTATACCTACTTAATAAATATAGATTATTAATGATTTAAATTTAACTAAAATTTACTTAAAGGGGGAAAATGATAAAGAAAGCTGTGATTCCAGTAGCAGGTTTTGGAACTCGATTGTTGCCAATAACGAAAGCTCAGCCAAAAGAGATGCTTCCAGTCGTGAATAAGCCAATAGTTCAGTATGTTGTTGAGGATTTGGTGGAAGCGGGAGTAAAAAATATTTTATTTGTAACTGGAAAAGGAAAACAGGCAATAGAGAATCATTTTGATATGAATTACGAATTAGAATGCAAATTAGAAAAATCTGGAAAATATGAACTTTTAAAAATCATTAAAGAAATTAATAATTTAGGAAATATATTTTACGTAAGGCAGAAAGAGCAAAAAGGTTTAGGAGATGCTATTTTATACGGAGAGGAGTTTGTTGGAGATGAATACTTTATAGCAATGGTTGGAGATACAATTTACTCTAAAAATATTGTAAAAGATTTAATAAAAGCTCATGAGAAATATGGTTGCTCAGTTATTGCTTTAGAGAGAGTTCCAAAAGAAGATGTCTATAAATATGGAGTAATTGATGGGGAAGAGATAGAGGAGGGGGTTTATAAGATAAAAAATATGGTAGAGAAGCCAAAAGTTGAAGAAGCTCCCTCAAATTTAATTATAACAGGAGCTTATTTACTATCACCAAAGATATTTGAAAAAATTAAACAAACGCCTCCTGGAAGAGGAGGGGAAATTCAAATTACAGATGCTATGAATCTACTTTTAAAAGAGGAAGATATTATAGGAATTGAGATTAACTGTAAAAGATACGATATTGGAGATGTTCTTGGATGGTTAAAGGCAAATGTAGAGATTGGAGCTGAAAAATTCCCTGAATTTAGAGAATTTTTAAAGGAATTTGTTAAAAGCTTATAAATAATGGATTAATTCAACCTTTGAAAAATTTATAACTCATTTTTAATTTGTGGGATATTATGGATGTTGCAATAATCTTAGGACTTTTAGTGGCTGTGTTTTATGGTATTGGGACATTTTTTGCAAAAATTGTTTGCGAAAAAAACCCATTATTTCAATGGATAGTGGTAAATATAGTTGGGATTATATTATGTATATTTATATTAATCAAATATAAAAATATAATTATAACCGAGCAGAAAATTCTTACCTATGCTATAATATCGGCAATATTAGTGGTTGTTGGCTCTCTACTGTTATATTATGCATTATATAAAGGAAAAGCGAGTATAGTTGTGCCTTTATCATCAATAGGGCCAGCAATAACAGTAGCTTTATCAATACTATTTTTAAAAGAGTCATTAACAATGCCACAAATGATAGGTGTGATTCTTATAATCATTGGAGTTATATTGCTCTCAATCACAAATTAAGTTTAAAAAAGTAAAAAATAATATAAGTTTATTGCTCACCTACAGATAATAAATATCTTCTTGCCCCTTGCATTCCAAGCTGTAATTTTATTGCCTTTATAAGCTCATAAACATCTTCAACAGTTTCAGCATCATATAACGCTTCTTTAAACTTCTCTCTTTTTGATGGCTCTACCAAGTTTAAGAGATATTCAACTGTGGCAACCAACTCAATATATTTTCTCTCTCTATTCATTAAATTATCTAATTCATTTAGTATCTCTTGAATTTTTCCAGATGGCATTTATTTCACCATATACATGATATCTAAATTTCAGGATAATTTTGTTATATGTGATATAAATATTTTAATACGAGTGGTTTCTATTTAACTGGTAATATTAAAAATACTTTTTGCGGTGAGAGCTTGGCAATGATTGGATTAGTGGGAAAACCAAACGTAGGAAAATCAACAATGTTCAATGCCTTAACTGAGAAACTTGCTGAGATTGGGAATTATCCATTTACAACAATACAGCCAAATAAAGGAATTGCTTATATAACTTCAATTTGTCCATGTAAGGAATTGGGAGTAAAATGCAATCCAAGAAATTCAAAGTGTGTAGATGGGATTAGATACATTCCAGTTGAAGTGATAGATGTTGCTGGTTTAGTTCCAGGAGCACATGAAGGTAGAGGAATGGGAAATAAGTTTTTAGATGATTTAAGGCAGGCAGATGCATTTATTTTAGTTGTAGATGCCTCTGGAAAGACAGATGCTGAAGGAAATCCAACAGATAATTATGACCCAATTGAAGACGTTAAATTTTTACTAAATGAGATAGACATGTGGATTTATGGAATTTTAACCAAAAATTGGGATAAATTGGCAAGAAGAGCTCAGCAAGAAAAAAATATAGTTAAAGCTTTAAAAGACCAACTAAGTGGGTTGAATATAGATGAAGATGATATAAAGATGGCTATTAGAGATATGGATGAAAGTCCAATTAAATGGACTGAAGATGATTTGCTGAATTTAGCTAAGAAACTTAGAAAAATCTCAAAACCAATGATTATTGCAGCGAATAAAGCAGACCATCCAGATGCAGAGAAAAACATTGAAAGATTAAAGAAAGAGTTTGAAGATTATATTGTTATCCCAACATCTGCTGAAATAGAGTTAGCTTTAAAAAGGGCTGAAAAAGCTGGCATTATAAAAAGAAAAGGAAGTGATTTTGAGATTGTTGATGAGAGTAAGTTAAATGAGCAAATGAGGAGAGCTTTTGATTACATAAAGGAGTTTTTAGAGAAATATGGAGGAACAGGAGTTCAGGAGTGTATAAATAGAGCATACTTTGATTTACTAAATATGATTGTTGTCTATCCGGTTGAAGATGAGAATAAATTTTCAGATAAGCAAGGAAATGTTCTGCCAGATGCTTTTTTAGTTAAAAAAGGAACTACTGCAAGAGATTTAGCTTATAAAGTACATACTGAATTGGGAGACAAGTTTATCTATGCAATAGATGCAAAAAAGAAAATTAGAATTGGGGCAGATTATGAATTAAAGCACAATGATATTATTAAGATTGTCTCTGCCGCAAAATAAAGCTAAATAATAATGGCTTTACCCCTTATGGCTCAAAAACCTTACTCATACACCCAGCCAATAATCCAGCTATGGCATCATCTAAAAACATAAAGCCTTTCTTATCCAATTCCCCAATTATTCCTGGTTTTTTAGCATCATAGAATCTAAAATTAAATATTGCTTTTGTTCCAGCAATCTCATTCGCTATAGCCAATCCAATAACTTCATCAACATAAACATAGTTTGGGTCTTCGTTGTAGTTGAATGGTAAATTGTTAGATTTTCCTTCTCTATCCAATAAAATTGCCGCAATTAATAAAGTTGAGACATTAGGATTAGCCAATTGTTTTAACAAAATATCTTTAAGTTTTTCTCTAATTTTATCTCTCTCTTCATCATCCCCAATATATAAGGCCATTCCTGCATCTAACAAACTTTCTATGGTTATTCCAAAAGATTTTAACTTTTCAATAATATCCATTTTCTCACTAAATATTTATTTTTTGAATACATTTTTTATAGCAAACCATTTCTTTACCGAAGTCGGCTTTATAATCCCATTTATAACGTCATAAAACAAAATCTCATTCTCAATTAAAAACTTAACATCATCAAAAATCTCATCTTCAAACTCCTCAATATCTACTTTTATCTTATCCTTAAACTTACTTAGAACTTTTAGTAAATTCTTTTTTCTTTCTCTATTTGATTTTATTAG is from Methanocaldococcus bathoardescens and encodes:
- a CDS encoding sugar 3,4-ketoisomerase, with amino-acid sequence MTVPTTGRINLCKIINFPKVSDYRGNLTFIEGNIHVPFEIKRVYYIYDIPSGETRGGHAHIELEQVIIALSGSFEVVVDDGYTRKSFFLNRPHYGLYVPPGIWRELINFSSNSVALVLASTLYDEKDYIRDYETFKKMVSGGFWDEKKKL
- the rfbD gene encoding dTDP-4-dehydrorhamnose reductase gives rise to the protein MEKVAIIGLGMIGYELVKKFLELDDYKVYIITRSDKGFFKDVEKYFIDIADENKIKETIRKINPDFVINTAAMTNVDLCETERDLAYKINALGAKYIGEACKEIGCSLCHISTDYVFDGEKGNYVEEDEINPINYYGYTKAEGERFLNELDYDSISIVRISVPYCISPVKVNFFMWVLERLKNNEAINAVIDQWNTPTYVNEFIDGAVKIYERDVRGLLHFGGGEKVSRYEFALKVAEIFGFDESLIKPVKSSELGWKAKRPRDTSLNSEKVKKLLGIKLKSVEEALKEIKKLKVETK
- a CDS encoding ATP-binding protein, with the protein product MKFFNREKEIKEILSILEGEPNNIYFIYGPLNSGKTTLIKYIIENRLSDDYKVFYINFRTYLISEKKEFIEAIFTTKKDDFFEKIKDKSEVLNLITKGAKILTGIPIPEIEFDKLFEEKINDVFQYLNTLLLEVKKSGKQPILIFDELQMIKDVVLNGQKYLLKELFQFLVSLTKEQHLCHVFCLSSDSLFIEYIYGKAELKGRVDYILVDDFDKDTALKFIDFLSGDLLNRHLSNDDKELIYNYVGGKAKDIYDVIVKLKLGKDLKEVLETKLGEELNHLEELLEKVEEDYESVNYDEVLEVLKLFKDNYEVPKNKIKRKIRIFLIKENILFLNSQKRILKPQSFLVWNAIKMLL
- the rfbB gene encoding dTDP-glucose 4,6-dehydratase, translating into MKILVTGGAGFIGSNFIRYILDKHKDWEVINLDKLGYGSNLDNLKGIDEDRYSFVKGDITDFELISKLVKEVDAVINMAAETHVDRSISNPYSFIESNIIGVYTILEAIRKYNPEVNFVHVSTDEVYGDIEKGSFTENDRLMPSSPYSASKAGGDMLVLGWARTYNLNAKITRCTNNYGPYQFPEKLIPKTIIRASMDLKVPIYGKGENVRDWLYVLDHCSGIELVLEKGEKREVYNIASNQEKKNIEVVKMILKIMGKSEDLIEFVEDRPGHDIRYSLDASKIRELGWKPKFKFEDGLKETVEWYLNNEWWWKPLINEKVLHPTPWKLKW
- the rfbA gene encoding glucose-1-phosphate thymidylyltransferase RfbA produces the protein MKGIILAGGSGTRLYPITYAGNKHLMPIYNKPMIYYPLSILMLAQIREILIISTPEDLPRFKKLLGTGEQFGIKLYYKEQKEPRGLAEAFIIGEEFIGDDNVCLILGDNILYGSGLTGLLLEAKEVLEKEGGGVVFGQYVKDPERYGVIEFDENGNVKSIIEKPKNPPSNYAVIGLYFYDNDVIEIAKQVKPSWRGELEITDINNEYLRRGKLKVKLLPRGVAWFDAGTHESFLEATNFVAAIERRQGLMIGCLEEIAYRNGWITKEQLLELAKPLLKTDYGKYLERLANEG
- the rfbC gene encoding dTDP-4-dehydrorhamnose 3,5-epimerase, translating into MPFKFKRLEIPEVILIEPVVFEDERGFFMETYKYSEFSKFGIKEIFVQDNHSKSKKGVLRGLHYQKNPNAQGKLVRCIRGEIFDVAVDIRKGSPTYGKWVGVILSEENRRMLYIPKGFAHGFCVLSDEAEVVYKCTAEYSPEDDRGIIWNDKDIGIDWPIKNPILSEKDKRHPPLREADNNFVYEPNNE
- a CDS encoding nucleotidyltransferase domain-containing protein, which translates into the protein MHDKALSYFLKNLRKIFGNKIKKVILFGSYARGNYNEESDIDILIVGDIKLDDIIDLIVDIIVEYGILINVIIKSEDEFNKLRHSSFYSTIFFK
- a CDS encoding D-glycero-alpha-D-manno-heptose-1,7-bisphosphate 7-phosphatase, whose amino-acid sequence is MNIRQNQNSVSKAIFLDRDGVINKRLIGDYVKRIEEFELLPKVREALIEFKKMGYLLIVVTNQQGIAKGIMTEEDLKVIHDYMLKLLPEIDDIFYCPHLEGTCDCRKPRNGMLLRAKEKWNIDFKKSWMIGDSERDIICGKSVGCKTIRILYEDEETQADFIAKSLYDCVEIIRKSD
- a CDS encoding bifunctional heptose 7-phosphate kinase/heptose 1-phosphate adenyltransferase codes for the protein MIIVLGEVMLDKYTYGKVERINPEAPVPILNVVEEKYTLGGAGNVANNIASLNHDVFLISISNNDEFGKCIEKLCNENNIKYCFVSDGRPTIVKHRFVAMGYNQQLLRVDYEKIYPINDELSNKILEVIKNLNGKSKILIISDYAKGLITKELMEGIKKEFKGKILVDPKPKNIEFYNDVYLIKPNLKEASQILGREIENKDDELEKAGLELVDKYNSNFVITRSEKGATLITLDGEIFHIPTKVKEVHDVSGAGDTFIATLAYALDKGYNLIDAVKLANKASSIVVGKVGTATVSLKELFGKD
- the rfaE2 gene encoding D-glycero-beta-D-manno-heptose 1-phosphate adenylyltransferase; amino-acid sequence: MIIEDRGLLEDIVRELKSQNLKIVFTNGCFDIIHRGHVEYLNKAKKLGDILIVGINSDKSIKKIKGDKRPIIPLYSRAYVLDNLKAVDFVVPFDEETPIELIKIIKPDVHVKGGDYREEDLPEAEIVKSYGGEIKIIPLIEGFSTTKIIEWVLEKYK
- the gmhA gene encoding D-sedoheptulose 7-phosphate isomerase, which encodes MRKYFEESANVKLKFIEENEEKLKKAIEIIYNALKNGNKILICGNGGSAADSQHFAAEIVGRFKLERKGFPAIALTTDTSILTAIGNDYGFDKIFERQVEALGKEGDVLVGISTSGNSENVIKAVNKAKEMGIYTIGLLGKDGGKLKDIVDLALIVPSNDTARIQECHLTIYHVICEEVEKRLFS
- the galU gene encoding UTP--glucose-1-phosphate uridylyltransferase GalU, which translates into the protein MIKKAVIPVAGFGTRLLPITKAQPKEMLPVVNKPIVQYVVEDLVEAGVKNILFVTGKGKQAIENHFDMNYELECKLEKSGKYELLKIIKEINNLGNIFYVRQKEQKGLGDAILYGEEFVGDEYFIAMVGDTIYSKNIVKDLIKAHEKYGCSVIALERVPKEDVYKYGVIDGEEIEEGVYKIKNMVEKPKVEEAPSNLIITGAYLLSPKIFEKIKQTPPGRGGEIQITDAMNLLLKEEDIIGIEINCKRYDIGDVLGWLKANVEIGAEKFPEFREFLKEFVKSL
- a CDS encoding EamA family transporter gives rise to the protein MDVAIILGLLVAVFYGIGTFFAKIVCEKNPLFQWIVVNIVGIILCIFILIKYKNIIITEQKILTYAIISAILVVVGSLLLYYALYKGKASIVVPLSSIGPAITVALSILFLKESLTMPQMIGVILIIIGVILLSITN